The uncultured Methanolobus sp. sequence AAAGAAAATAATAAACAGATTTAAAGGATTTCAGATTGTCAGATTTAGTGTATCCTGAAAAAAGTTGAATTATTTCACTCAATAAATACCATGGCAGCCATGACAGTTGTCCACTTGCCATCCTTGTCGCCGTATGCAGTCTGGCAATAGTGGGTGGTATCTATGATGTGTCCACTTGCCTTGTAGACCTGCTCCCTTTCATGCCATGCGCAATCGGAGTCAAACTCAATTCCAAGAGTTGTTGCAAGCATTGTTGCTGCGATATCCTCTGCATATTCCCCGGCTGTAGCCTCATCTTCTCCAAAGGAATGGTGTTCTGAAATGTATCCGTAATTACCCTCATTAACGGGAACAGCGGTTCCAACTGCTGCTGCAACAAGTCTCTGGGGTTCATTTGTCTGGTTACGTGCAAGTACACAGTGAACGATCTCACCGGCAGGTAGTTCTTCAATTCCTTCTTCCCTGGATACCAGTCTGCAATTTGGTGGAAGTATGCTGGAAACGGTAACAAGATTATATTTCTCAATCAGCGCATCACGCAGTGCTAATTCAAAAGATGCTAATTTATCTTTGTGAACGCCAACACCTTTAGTCAAAAAGCATTTTTTTGGAACCATTTCAATCATCGCATTATGTATTGTATTTCATCTGTTTTTACAGAAATTTATCGTTTTTAAAGCCATTTAATATAAACTGATATCATAAATCCGCAATCATACTTGAAATTGTATCTTCATATAAGAAGATTATGAGTGCCTGAAAAACGATATTAGGATATATTCCCTTTTAAAACTAATCTGGACTGGATCAAGTGTTTCAAAACAAATAAAGTGCTTTTTTCCAGTGAAATTTGTAAATTGATTTGGATATAACCGGATACTCAGGTGTAAGATATTAAAGGATTGATCCCTTAACAGAGCACGGAGCAGGCTAAAAATGGACATTTCCCAGATAATTGAAAAAATAAAAACATCAAGAAATTATGATGGACAAATTACGCATATAGAAGATGTGCCCGCCAGAGAAGCATCATACAAAGATCTGGAAATGAATCCATTGATAAGATACGCTTTGAACCAGAAAGGAATCGATCAACTCTACGCACATCAGGCTGAAGCAGTTGAAAGAACAAGAAACGGAGAGAATATCGTTCTTTCCACCAGTACAGCAAGCGGAAAATCATTATGTTACATGCTCCCGGTTTTTGAAAGCCTGCTTAAGGAACCACATGCAACTGCACTATACATTTCTCCCCTGAACGCTCTTGTCAATGACCAGCTTGATACTTTCAGGGAACTGAGCCAGACAATGACTCTGAATGTCAAAATTGATCGTTTTGTAGGCTCAATGAGCAGAGCTGAAAAAGATGCTGTGAAGCATGGAAACACAAAGATCATATTCACAAACCCCGAAATGCTCCATCTGAGTTTTCTGCAATGGAAACAACAGTGGAAGCAGTTTCTTTCTAATCTCAATTACATCATCATTGATGAAAGTCATTCATACAGCGGTGTTATGGGAAGCCATATGGCAAACCTCCTGAGAAGACTCAACCGTATCTGTGATTATTATGGCGCTAAACCCCAATATATCTGCTGTACCGCTACAATTGGAAATCCTGTAGAACATAGTTCAGCTCTCACCGGCAGGGAAATGACACTCATAGACAATGATAGTTCAGGTCAGGGTACGCAGAAATTCGTGTTCTGGAATCCACCACTGTACTCAAATTCACGCAATTTCACCCGAAGAAAAGCCAGTTTCGGGGAAACTGTAGACCTTTTCACAAACTTTGTGCAGGGCGACCTCCAGACAATCGTCTTTGCAAGGTCAAGACAGAAAGTGGAAAGAATGTACGTACAGGCAAAAAATAGCCTTGCAGAAAGGGGAATTGACAAAACCATCAGTCCTTACCGGGGAGGATATCATGGTGATGAACGTGAAGAGATCGAAAAAGGACTTGCTTCCGGTGAGATAGAAGGTGTAATATCCACCAACGCTCTTGAACTTGGAATTGATATTGGTGGCCTGGATGCCTGTATTATGGACGGTTTTCCCGGAACTATTATGAGTGCAAGACAACAGGCAGGAAGAGCAGGACGAGGAAGCAGGGAAAGTATCGTAACGCTTGTAGCAGACTCCAATGCTCTTGACCAGTATTATATGAGAAATCCCGGGGACTTTTTCAGGCGGGACTGTGAGGAAGCTGTCATAAATGTTTCAAACCGCTACATTCAGGCAGGACACCTGCTATGTGCTGCAAGGGAACTGCCACTTAAACCTGAAGATAAGGTCTATTTCGGACCTGAATTTGACACTGTCGTGCAGGTTCTTGAAGAAGAAGGACTTCTTGAAGGTAATAACGAGAAAAGGTCAACTGATCCTGCACCACACATGAAAATATCCATCAGGAATATTGAAAATGAAAGCTACACCATCATTGATAAAACTACCAGGCGACCTCTTGAGAAAGATATCGAAAAGCTAAGAGCATACAGGGAAGCGTTTGAAGGTGCTGTTTACATCAATAAGGGCAAACCCTATTGTGTCACAAAACTCGACCATGACAAGAAAGAGATACATGTAGAGCCAGCTGGCGATGGGTACTATACAAGAGCCATGGTCGATTCAGATATTGTTGTCAGGGAAGTTGTTGAAACAAAAGACCTGCTCACATGTCCTGAAGTAAAAGTTGGTTTTGGTGATGTAGATGTCACACAACAGGTCACAGGTTATAGAAAGGTCCAGCAAAGATCAGATACTGAACTTGGACAGAATTCACTGAATATGCCACAGTTCCGTCTTGAGACTGAAGCCATCTGGCTTGAGCTGTCATACTCATTCACAAAGCTTGTGGATGAACATGAACGTGACCTTGCAGGGGGAATACATGCAATCGAGCATGCTATTATCGCAATGTATCCGTTGCATCTTTTAGCTGACAGAAATGATGTTGGCGGTGTTTCAACACCATCGCATCCTGATATCGCAGGGAACAGCGGTATTTTCATTTACGATGGACACCCCGGTGGCGTGGGATATGCTGAAAGTGGTTATGGAAGAATACAGGAAATGCTTGAGGTTACACTGAAATCCATCGAAAGCTGTCCGTGCTATGATGGATGTCCTTCCTGTATCCAGTCACCGAAATGTGGAAACAACAATAATCCTCTGGACAAGGATGCTGCAATAATGATTCTGAGAAAGATGCTCGATATGCCAGCATATATCCCTAAAAAGAAAGTAGTAAGGAAGGTTGAAAGACCTGTGAAGGATGAAACTTACGTACCTGTTCAGAGAGATCCGAAGGACAGGCCATTTGACCATACTGCTGCGCTGAACAGGGCAAGGAGAAAACTCAGGCAGCGTGACAGGAAAAGTGCTGAAGAATGGATTCATGAAGGCATCAGGGCTGGAAAGGAAAAAGATCATGAACTGGCTTTTGAATGTTTCTCGGCTGCCCTCCAACTTCAGCCTTCAAATGCCACAGCACTTATGAATAAAGGTATGACATGCCTGCGTCTTGGTCAGAACCAGATGGCATTGACCTTTTTTAATAAACTCATAAGCCGTGGATATGGAAAAAGTGTTGTATGGAAGCACAAGGGAATAGTCCTGCACCGTCTTGGTGATTTTGTGGGTGCTGTGGAGATGTTTGATGAAGCACTGAGAGAAAAGCCTGGTGATTTTAAACTGAAAGAGCTCAGGGAAAAGTCTGCTTCTAAAATTACAAAATGATTCAATAACTGAAATGCTGAAATCAAAAAATGAATTGAACCCAGGATGAGTTCAATTTTAAGAATGATTGAATTTATTCAACGACTTTGATGTTGAAGGTAAGTGCCTTTCCTGCAAGAGGATGGTTCATGTCAAGCGTAAGTGCCTCATCGGTCACTTCGGTTATCTTTGCAGGCATCTGCTGGCCGTCAGCAGTTCCTACCATGATCATCATACCTTCTGTGATCTCAGTGTCACACTGAAGCATGTTTTTTGGAACAGTTTGTGTCATTGCAGGATTTGGTTCACCGTATGCATCTACAGCTTCGATCCTGAATTCCTTTTCTTCCCCAACTTCCATTCCCTTTACAGCCTCATCAAATCCCGGGATAACCTGACCTGCACCAACTGTGAATTCAAGAGGTGCATCGTGGTTTTCAGAGCTATCAAAAACAGTACCGTCATCAAGCGTGCCGGTATAATCGATCTTAATTGTATCTCCATCTTGTATTGGCAAAAATATCAACTCAGTTTATACAAAAATAAGTTCTCACTTATTTAAGTCAATGGAGGCGGGGACTTTACTTAGGTGTTTTGGTGAAAAATGCATACAGTTGTCATTATGAATTTCAAGTTTTAAAGTAAGATTGATTACGTTATGTAATACCAATGGCAGATTTCTTAAGCATCGGCTTATATTAAAAAGGAGTAACTATTCAGCCTATCTCATTTCCACCAGGCTGCTTTCTCTATTTACGCTCAATTCTGCAATAAATAAACAAGTGGATTCCCATTGAATATTTCACTAATCGAGTCTATAACCGATAGAGATTTCTTGTTCACAGTAGAAACGTATCCTCTAATGCGGCAGAAATTTCTAGCCCCTTGTTCACTACGGAAAGTACCTGATATCTTCTGCTGTACCTTCGTCATTCTGATATCTCTTTCCGCCTGATTGTTATCAAACGAAACGTCCGGGTCGTACATAAACCGCAAGATATCCTCCTTAAACCTCATGAACCGATCCAGCAGGTTCTTTGCTGCAGTTTGCTTCTTACGTCCTCGTTTTTTAGACTGCACATCTGATTCCGGATCAGGAGGAATTTCGTTCATTCCATAACAGGTAATGTGATCATAATCCTCACTGAACTTTTGAATTAGTTCAGTATCTAAAAGACCATTATCTACCTGGTGTTTGATGCACACCAACAGATCACCCATTAGCTTTGGCCACTCTTGATCACTGTATTCAGCAACTCCGGTTAACTCTCTTAACAGATGTGCATTACATAATGAATGCTGGCAATCATATTTGTAGTACGGTTTCCAGAAATCATGTGTTGCAACACCAGTATAACCTGGCAGGATACCCATGGCGTCCATTGCTTGCGACCCTCTTTTTTTATGTACAAAATAATATGTGAGGTTCTTAGTACCTGCTACATGAAGCCAATTACGGGATGCGTTTATTCTTAAACCTGTTTCATCAAGGTTGATAGCATGAGATTGCTTCAGGAGATATCTCACTCCGCTTTCAAATGCTTCAAGTTTATCATAGCAATTGCGTTCGATGTTCACTATTGTAGCAGGACTGATCCTGCATCCTAAAATATCAGAGAACAATTTGACAACACGCTGATAGGGAAGTAGCTGGTTAGTGTGCAAATAAACTGCAAAGGACCTAACTCGATGACCATATTGAGTTGGCTGAGTTACACCATCCGGAAAAACTGCTTTGTTCATATGAGAACATTCAGGACATTTTTTTATCTCACAGCGATGTTCAATGCACTTGATGGTTATTAGAGGAATGTCAAAGACCTGTCTTCTTTCATAATCAGGGGACACAGAAACTAACGATCCCCCACACTTGATGCATTTGTCTATATGATGAACAACAAGTTCATCCGGTTCATCATTCATTCTCAGTGTAGTACCCGGATGACCATTTTGTCCACCAGCAGATCGATCACTCTTTTTTCTCTGAGCTTTTACCTTCGGTTTTTTCCGTGCATAAGAATCAGTAGAAGGTGGTTTGCTACTATTGCAACTATTCTTATCAAGCATTTCTTCCAGATGCTTGACACGTTCTTCAAGCTGTGCAATTTGGAGAGCTTGTTGTTCAATGATTCCAAGTAATCGAGTTACAAGTTCTATTACTGCTTCTGGACCAGCTTCATAAACCGCAAGTATTTCTTCTCGTTCCATTCGAATCCCCTCAGATCAACAGAACTTTTATTATCAAAGTTAGAATGAAGTCATAGTATATTGATTTTTGCTTTATTGGAGAAGGAGGGCTGAATAGTTACAAAAAGGAAAAGAAAGAAGAGTGATCTTCGATATGATAAACAAATCCAGTACTCCGCTAATTTTTCAGGCACTATTCACTTTTTACAATTACTATTGCAAATATTCATCATATAACTGCACACTTTTATAATACATAGATACATTTAACTGTAATTATATATATTTGTAATATATAATCTATTCATAAAGGTGACACGAGGATGAAGACATACTTTATCATTTCAGCGTTATTCGTTTGCATGTTATTATCATGCACAGGAACAGTTTCAGCAAAGGAGATCATGGTAGGTCCCGGTTATGGTAACACTACTATCACTGCTGCACTTGCAAATGCAAGCAACGGCGACATAATTACTGTCACTGACGGTATTTACACAGAGAATGTGGATGTTACTAAAGCGGTTACAATTCGCTCACAGAATGGTTCATCAAACACTAATATAAAGGCGAGTTCAAGCAGTGACCATATATTTAAAGTGAGTGTTGATAATGTAGCTATAAGCGGTTTTAATATTACAGGTGCATCAGGCAGTTTAAAAGCCGGTATATATCTGGATGGTGCTTCTGGCTGTACTTTGACAAACAATACGGCCAGTGACAACTATTACGGTATTTACCTGGTTTCTTCAGCCAACAATACTCTGACAGGCAATACGGCTAGCAATAACAGTGACCGCGGTATTTGCCTGTCCTCTTCAGACAACAATACTCTGACAAACAATACGGCTAGCAATAACTCTTATTACGGTATTTTCCTTGAATCTTCAGACAGCAATACTCTGACAAACAATACGGCCAGTGACCACAATTACGGTATTTACCTGTTTTCTTCAGCCAACAATACTCTGACAGGCAATACGGCCAGCAATAACTCTCATTACGGTATTTACCTGCGATCTTCAGCCAGCAATACTCTGACAGGCAATACGGCCAGCAATAACAGTGAACGCGGTATTTACCTGTACTCTTATTCAGACAACAATACTCTGACAAACAATACGGCCAGTGACAACAATTATGGTATTTTCCTGGAATCTTCAGACAGCAATACTCTGACAAACAATACGGCCAATAACGATAACGTCGGTATTTCCCTGGATAATTCAGACAGCAATACTCTGACAAACAATACGGCCAACGACAATGTAGTGGGTATTTCCCTGCATTATTCAGTCAACAATACTTTCACAAATAATACGGCCAGCAATAACAGTGACCGCGGTATTTACCTGTCTTCTTCAGCCAGCAATACTTTGACAGGCAACATGATGTCACAAAATGAGTATAATCTGCGTGTGCAAAGCAGTGTATTGACTTACTACTTAAATGATATAGATACGAGTAACCTTGTTAATAGTAAGCCTGTCTATTACCTGACAAACAGTTCAGATGCTGTAGTTCCTTCAAATGCGGGTGTTGTGTATGCTATTAATTGTACCAATGTTTCTATGCAGGACATTAATATCACAAATGAATACTATGGTGTTCTTTTCTATGAAACAGATAATTCAACAATTGAGAATGCCACAATATCTGAATGTTACTACGGTATTTCCCTGTCTTCTTCAGTCAGCAATACTCTGACAAACAATACAGCCAGCAATAACTCTGATATCGGTATTTTCCTGGAATCTTCAGACAGCAATACTCTGACAAACAATACGGCCAGCAATAACAGTGAACGCGGTATTTACCTGTATTTTTCAGCCAGCAATACTCTGACAAACAATACGGCCAATAACGATAACGTCGGTATTTACCTGTATTCTTCAGCCAGCAATACTCTGACAAACAATACAGCCAGCAATAACTCTGATTTCGGTATTCTCCTGTCTTCTTCAGCCAGCAATAATTTGACAAACAATACGGCCAGCAATAACTCTTATTACGGTATTTACCTGTTCTTTAATTCAGACAGCAATAATCTCACAAACAATCAGGTAGGTAATAATACTATTTTTGATCTACGTGTGTATTCATCTGCAAACAACTTAATAAACCCTCTAATTCTTGGCGATGACCTGGCAGAACTGACCTTTACTTCTGACAGTTCAACTGTAGAAATATTGAGGACTGAGACAAATGCCAATAATTTCTCCGGTAAAACCAATATCAATGGATACATCAAAATAAATTCTGGACTGAGCAGCATGAATATGAGTCTCTTCTATGATGATACAGGAATGAGCTCTATTGATGAAGCTACTATTGCTTTGTACAAGCTCAACGGTACGGAATGGAATGAGGTCCAAAATACAATACTTGATACAAGTAGCAATACATTGTCAGTTAATCTTACAGAGTTTGATACATTTGCTTTGTTCAAAGATCCGGAACCTGCGGTTACCACCACTACTACCAGTAGTAGCTCAGGTACCCGTGCATCTGTAAGTCAGGGACAAAGTCCGGATATTGTAGAAAGATCTGCATCTTCTGTGAAGCGTATTACAGGAGGCTCAGAAGTCAACTATGACTTTTCAGACAGCGGTACACCCGTTCTTGGTGTCAGCTTTGATGCAAAGGATGACAAAGGTCTTGTAGTTGCCAAGGTGCAGGTACTTTCAAGTACTCCTGAAGGTGTGCCTTCTGCATCAGGTAACTCTTATCAGATGATGAGTATTGATGTTGGTAGTGAAGGAACTATCTCTTCAGATAGTGCAGATAATGTCATGATCCATTTCAAGGTCAGTAAACAATGGATAGAAGAGAATAACATAGATGTTTCCACCATCCGTATGAACAGATATCATGGTGAGCAGTGGAATGATCTTCCAACGACTCAGGAAAATGAAGATAATGAATACTTCTATTTCTATGCTGAAACACCGGGTTTCTCTGTTTTCAATGTTGTAGGAGACGAGATTTCCGCGGCTTATGAACAGGTCCCTGCATCAGCCGGATCTGAAGAAGTAGAAGAACCGGTTGAGGAACCGGTTGAGGAAAAAGAAACAAAGAATACTCCCGGATTCACTATTCTTGCAGGAATTATGTTTGTTTCATTTGCAGTTCTTGTGAGAAAGAGATAAAATCAAAGGAGAGCTGTATGCTCTCTTTATTCTTATTTTTGGTTTTTTGCTGTTTTTCTATTATGAAGTTATTGAATATCCAGTACTCCGCTAATTTTTCAGGCACTATTCACTTTTTACAATTACTATTGCAAATATTCATCATATAACTGCACACTTTTATAATATATAGATGCATTTAACTGTAATTATATTAATTTATGATATATTATATTCCTAAAGGTGACACAAGGATGAAGACATACATTATCATTTCAGCGTTATTCGTTTGCATGTTATTATCATGCACAGGAACAGTTTCAGCAAAGGAGATCATGGTAGGTCCCGGTTATGGTAACACTACTATCACTGCTGCACTTGCAAATGCAAGCAACGGCGACATAATTACTGTCACTGACGGTACTTATACAGAGAATGTGGATGTTGCTAAAGAGGTTACAATTCGCTCACAGAATGGTCCATCAAACACTAATATAAAGGCGAGTTCAAGCAGTGACCATATATTTTATGTGAATGTTGATAATGTAACTATAAGCGGTTTTAATATTACAGGTGCATCAGGCAGTTTAAAAGCCGGTATATATCTGGATGGTGCTTCTGGCTGTACTCTGACAAACAATACGGCCAGCAATAATACGTACGGTATTTTCTTGTACTCTAATTCAGACAACAATACTCTGACAGGCAATACGGCCAGCAATAACTCTGATTACGGTATTTACCTGTATTCTTCAGACAGCAATACTTTCACAAATAATACGGCTAGCAATAATTCTAATTACGGTATTTACCTGTACTATAATTCAGACAACAATACTCTGACAAACAATACGGCTATCAATAACAGTGACCACGGTATTCGCCTGGATTATTCAGCCAGCAATACTCTGACAAACAATACAGCCAGTGACAACAATTACGGTATTCTCCTGTATCATTCAGACAGCAATACTTTAACAGGAAACATAATGTCACAAAATGATTACAATCTATACATATCCGGCAGTTCATTGACTGACTACTTAAATGACATAGATACGAGTAACCTTGTTAATAGTAAGCCTGTCTATTACCTGACAAACAGTTCAGATGCTGTAGTTCCTTCAAATGCAGGTGTTGTGTATGCTATTAATTGTACCAATGTGTCTATGCAGGACATTAATATCACAAATGAATACGGTGGTGTTCTTTTCTATGAAACAGATAATTCAACAATTGAGAATGCCACAATATCTGAATGTTACGGAGGTATTGGTTTGTCATATTCAGCCAGCAATACTTTGACAGGCAATACGGCCAATGACAACAATTACGGTATTATCCTGGAATCTTCAGCCAGCAATACTCTGACAGGCAATACGGCCAGCAATAACAGTGGCCGCGGTATTTACCTGTACTCTAATTCAGCCAGCAATACTTTGACAGGCAATACGGCCAGCAATAACTCTGATTACGGTATTTACCTGTCTTCTTCAGCCAGCAATACGCTGACAGATAATACTGCAATGAACAATACCCGATATGGAATGTATTTTAGTTCATCAGACAACAATACACTTACATCCAATGATGCAAACTATAACGGTCGATATGGAATTTATCTGAGTTCATCAAACAATAATACTCTGACAGACAATGTTGCCAGTTACAACACCTATACTTATATTGAACCAGCTTCAATGTCTGTTGGTTCTATTGTAGAACCGATGGATATTTCAGGTGGACCAGCCACAGGTATCTTTATTGGTTACTCTGATTACAACGTTCTGAATGGCAATACCGCCAATTATAATGAAGGCAGTAACGGGGTTCTGATGGCATCTAATTCCAATGCAGTATCTCCAAATGTCGATATGGGCTCCGATTATTCCTGTGGATTCTCTCTCTATAGATCGGAAAATACTACTCTGACAGGTAATACTGCAATAGGAAATGATGACTATGAATTCTATTCCAGATCATCTACAAATTGTACAATTGATAATCTGGAGATAGATACAGGTTCCATGGAACTTTCATTTGTACCGATTTATGATGGAACTGCAATAAGAAGCAACGAAACAATCTCTACCGGTCCTTCTGGTAAAGCAAATGTAAATGGTTACCTGGATATTGGCCTCCTTGAAGATATGAATATGACTATCTTCTATGACGATTCAGGTATGAGCAGCTCTATTGAGTCATCAGTAACTCTGTACAAACTGAATGGAAATGAGTGGGTTGCTGTTCCAAATGCAACACTTAATACATCTGGTAATTTTGTATCTGTAAATCTTGATTCCGGTGTTAGTGTAGACATAGCGTCAATAGCGGATCACACAAGTACATACGGACTCTTCAGGAACGTTCCAAGTTCCAGCAGTCGTCCAGATGATGATGGGGTTCGTGCGTCGGTCAGCCAGGGTCAGAACCCTGCAATAGTTTCAAACTCTGCATCTTCTGTGAAGCGTATTACAGGAGGTTCAGAAGTTAATTATGACTTTTCAGACAGCGGTACACCCGTTCTTGGTGTCAGCTTTGATGCAAAGGACGACAAAGGTCTTGTAGTTGCCAAGGTGCAGGTGCTTTCAAGTACTCCTGAAGGTGTGCCTTCTGCATCAGGTAACTCTTATCAGATGATGAGTATTGATGTTGGTAGTGAAGGAACTATCTCCTCAGATAGTGCAGATAATGTCATGATTCATTTCAAGGTAAGTAAACAGTGGATAGAAGAGAACAACATCGATCTTTCTACAATCCGCATGACAAGGTATCATGGTGAGCAGTGGAATGATCTTCCAACAACTCAGGAAAATGAAGATGGTGAATACTTCTATTTCTATGCCGAAACACCTGGTTTCTCAATATTTGAGGTTGTAGGCGATGAAATTGGTGAAACATCTGAGCAGGATGCTGCATCTACATCAGTTACTGAAGAAGTTGAGGAACCGGTTGAGGAAAAAGAAACAAAGGATACTCCCGGATTTACTATTCTTGCAGGAATTATGTTTGTTTCATTTGCAGTTCTTGTGAGAAAGAGATAAAATCAAAGGAGAGCTGTATGCTCTCTTTATTCTTATTTTTTTTGATAATATCTCGTTATTTTTTACTGCTTTTTTTAAAGAAGTGATTGCATATTGTCTATTTGTGGAATTTACCTGCAGGAGAAAGCTAAAGATTCAGTTGGTGGTGCGGTGTTTGAGATAGATAGGTAGTGGAAAGGAGAAAAAGGAGGGAAAATTAGCAAAGTACTGAAGTAAAGTTTATGGTAATTGTCTTCAGCTTTATGGACTTGATGAGTCCTGTTTCACTTGTATTTTTGTTGCATAATAGGATCTGAAATGTTTAAACAAAATACAAGTGCTGCCTGTCAGGACAGTACACACTATCCCATTCCTGATTATCTAGCCATAACCCTGCCCATTTAAAAGAACATATATCCCTTCCTGCTGATTTCATCTCAATAACAAATAATTCCACAAGTCCACAAGTCCTGCAGGTAACATCGCATGGATAGATAGTACTTCAAAAGCAGCTATGGACTTCTTATCTGTTCATTATTCTAACCTGCCACAAAATTATTTCTTTTTATAGAATTTATCAGTAAAAGTAAAAAGTGCATACATTCACCACTCCCGGTTTTAAGTAAGAGTGAGTATAATATGTATACCGATGACAAACTTAAAAATCCGGAATTAATCCGGACACCCAGGAAGAAAAAACATGACAGATGATGCTCTGACAAAAACCTTAGAAGAGACCGCTTTTGAAATGAATGCTGACATCATAGGATTTGCAGATCCTGAATGTTTCCTTGATCCCGCATACAAAGGAAACAAACCACAGGATGTCATGCCGAATGTCAGATCAGTTATTGTCCTTGGAGTCAGTGTTCCACGCGGTGCTTTTGAAACACTCCCTGCAGGAAGAGCAGAATATACCAATACACTCATGGCCGGGACTGCAACTCTAAGGGTTATCGCATTCCAGCTTGCAAAGATAATTGAGAAAAAAGGATACAGAGCAACCATATTGCCATCCGAGGGAAGTGAGTTTGGGTACTGGTATGCCAATAAAGAGACACTGAAAGCCAATATGTCGATCAAATATGCTGCATATCATGCAGGGCTTAGTAATTTCGGCATGAACCATCTGCTCATAAGCAAGGAATACGGTCCAAGGGTCCGTAT is a genomic window containing:
- a CDS encoding IS66 family transposase, whose amino-acid sequence is MEREEILAVYEAGPEAVIELVTRLLGIIEQQALQIAQLEERVKHLEEMLDKNSCNSSKPPSTDSYARKKPKVKAQRKKSDRSAGGQNGHPGTTLRMNDEPDELVVHHIDKCIKCGGSLVSVSPDYERRQVFDIPLITIKCIEHRCEIKKCPECSHMNKAVFPDGVTQPTQYGHRVRSFAVYLHTNQLLPYQRVVKLFSDILGCRISPATIVNIERNCYDKLEAFESGVRYLLKQSHAINLDETGLRINASRNWLHVAGTKNLTYYFVHKKRGSQAMDAMGILPGYTGVATHDFWKPYYKYDCQHSLCNAHLLRELTGVAEYSDQEWPKLMGDLLVCIKHQVDNGLLDTELIQKFSEDYDHITCYGMNEIPPDPESDVQSKKRGRKKQTAAKNLLDRFMRFKEDILRFMYDPDVSFDNNQAERDIRMTKVQQKISGTFRSEQGARNFCRIRGYVSTVNKKSLSVIDSISEIFNGNPLVYLLQN
- a CDS encoding peptidylprolyl isomerase, whose product is MPIQDGDTIKIDYTGTLDDGTVFDSSENHDAPLEFTVGAGQVIPGFDEAVKGMEVGEEKEFRIEAVDAYGEPNPAMTQTVPKNMLQCDTEITEGMMIMVGTADGQQMPAKITEVTDEALTLDMNHPLAGKALTFNIKVVE
- a CDS encoding DEAD/DEAH box helicase, encoding MDISQIIEKIKTSRNYDGQITHIEDVPAREASYKDLEMNPLIRYALNQKGIDQLYAHQAEAVERTRNGENIVLSTSTASGKSLCYMLPVFESLLKEPHATALYISPLNALVNDQLDTFRELSQTMTLNVKIDRFVGSMSRAEKDAVKHGNTKIIFTNPEMLHLSFLQWKQQWKQFLSNLNYIIIDESHSYSGVMGSHMANLLRRLNRICDYYGAKPQYICCTATIGNPVEHSSALTGREMTLIDNDSSGQGTQKFVFWNPPLYSNSRNFTRRKASFGETVDLFTNFVQGDLQTIVFARSRQKVERMYVQAKNSLAERGIDKTISPYRGGYHGDEREEIEKGLASGEIEGVISTNALELGIDIGGLDACIMDGFPGTIMSARQQAGRAGRGSRESIVTLVADSNALDQYYMRNPGDFFRRDCEEAVINVSNRYIQAGHLLCAARELPLKPEDKVYFGPEFDTVVQVLEEEGLLEGNNEKRSTDPAPHMKISIRNIENESYTIIDKTTRRPLEKDIEKLRAYREAFEGAVYINKGKPYCVTKLDHDKKEIHVEPAGDGYYTRAMVDSDIVVREVVETKDLLTCPEVKVGFGDVDVTQQVTGYRKVQQRSDTELGQNSLNMPQFRLETEAIWLELSYSFTKLVDEHERDLAGGIHAIEHAIIAMYPLHLLADRNDVGGVSTPSHPDIAGNSGIFIYDGHPGGVGYAESGYGRIQEMLEVTLKSIESCPCYDGCPSCIQSPKCGNNNNPLDKDAAIMILRKMLDMPAYIPKKKVVRKVERPVKDETYVPVQRDPKDRPFDHTAALNRARRKLRQRDRKSAEEWIHEGIRAGKEKDHELAFECFSAALQLQPSNATALMNKGMTCLRLGQNQMALTFFNKLISRGYGKSVVWKHKGIVLHRLGDFVGAVEMFDEALREKPGDFKLKELREKSASKITK
- a CDS encoding NosD domain-containing protein; this translates as MLLSCTGTVSAKEIMVGPGYGNTTITAALANASNGDIITVTDGIYTENVDVTKAVTIRSQNGSSNTNIKASSSSDHIFKVSVDNVAISGFNITGASGSLKAGIYLDGASGCTLTNNTASDNYYGIYLVSSANNTLTGNTASNNSDRGICLSSSDNNTLTNNTASNNSYYGIFLESSDSNTLTNNTASDHNYGIYLFSSANNTLTGNTASNNSHYGIYLRSSASNTLTGNTASNNSERGIYLYSYSDNNTLTNNTASDNNYGIFLESSDSNTLTNNTANNDNVGISLDNSDSNTLTNNTANDNVVGISLHYSVNNTFTNNTASNNSDRGIYLSSSASNTLTGNMMSQNEYNLRVQSSVLTYYLNDIDTSNLVNSKPVYYLTNSSDAVVPSNAGVVYAINCTNVSMQDINITNEYYGVLFYETDNSTIENATISECYYGISLSSSVSNTLTNNTASNNSDIGIFLESSDSNTLTNNTASNNSERGIYLYFSASNTLTNNTANNDNVGIYLYSSASNTLTNNTASNNSDFGILLSSSASNNLTNNTASNNSYYGIYLFFNSDSNNLTNNQVGNNTIFDLRVYSSANNLINPLILGDDLAELTFTSDSSTVEILRTETNANNFSGKTNINGYIKINSGLSSMNMSLFYDDTGMSSIDEATIALYKLNGTEWNEVQNTILDTSSNTLSVNLTEFDTFALFKDPEPAVTTTTTSSSSGTRASVSQGQSPDIVERSASSVKRITGGSEVNYDFSDSGTPVLGVSFDAKDDKGLVVAKVQVLSSTPEGVPSASGNSYQMMSIDVGSEGTISSDSADNVMIHFKVSKQWIEENNIDVSTIRMNRYHGEQWNDLPTTQENEDNEYFYFYAETPGFSVFNVVGDEISAAYEQVPASAGSEEVEEPVEEPVEEKETKNTPGFTILAGIMFVSFAVLVRKR
- a CDS encoding arginine decarboxylase, pyruvoyl-dependent encodes the protein MVPKKCFLTKGVGVHKDKLASFELALRDALIEKYNLVTVSSILPPNCRLVSREEGIEELPAGEIVHCVLARNQTNEPQRLVAAAVGTAVPVNEGNYGYISEHHSFGEDEATAGEYAEDIAATMLATTLGIEFDSDCAWHEREQVYKASGHIIDTTHYCQTAYGDKDGKWTTVMAAMVFIE